A window of Eriocheir sinensis breed Jianghai 21 chromosome 63, ASM2467909v1, whole genome shotgun sequence contains these coding sequences:
- the LOC126986858 gene encoding glutathione peroxidase 7-like produces MGRPARLALLAALCVSTCSGEDFYSLTVKDHQGQDVALESYRGKVTLVVNVASLCGYTESTYRALKKLHDILSYGDHFSVLAFPCNQFGDQEPYDIEEIVRQITTEYSVEFPIFNKIDVTGERADPAFRHLIEDSSVIPDWNFYKYLVNGSGKVVGAWGTRTTIEEIFDEIQAEVEKAKKAAAAAAAGPLPGVDGSAKDEL; encoded by the exons ATGGGCCGCCCCGCCCGCCTCGCCCTCCTGGCAGCCCTCTGTGTGTCTACGTGCAGCGGCGAGGACTTCTACAGCCTCACCGTGAAGGACCACCAGGGGCAGGACGTGGCCCTAGAGTCCTACCGAGGCAAG GTCACCCTGGTAGTTAATGTGGCCAGTTTATGTGGCTACACAGAGAGCACTTACCGTGCCCTGAAGAAGCTTCATGACATTTTGA GTTATGGAGACCACTTCTCAGTGCTTGCTTTTCCATGCAACCAGTTTGGTGATCAGGAGCCATATGACATCGAAGAAATAGTGAGACAAATCACAACAGAGTACAGTGTTGAGTTTCCTATATTCAACAAGATTGATGTTACAGGGGAGCGTGCTGACCCTGCCTTCCGACACCTTATTG AGGACTCTTCTGTCATACCAGACTGGAATTTCTACAAGTACCTGGTGAATGGGTCAGGCAAGGTCGTTGGGGCATGGGGCACCCGCACCACCATAGAAGAAATCTTTGATGAGATACAGGCTGAGGTGGAGAAGGCCAaaaaggcagcagcagcagcagcagcagggccaTTGCCAGGTGTGGATGGTAGTGCTAAAGATGAACTTTAG